In Arthrobacter citreus, a single genomic region encodes these proteins:
- a CDS encoding DUF1835 domain-containing protein: protein MNHIVNGDVVGGKIQSLNGNIIVWREMYDFGPLSNEWSLEETYRKRAEFFEHKLQIPADFFIENCQKQYRLLNELSRTEEVVLWFEHDRYDQVTILYLLTELSSLGFQKISMVSINEYEGIKPFHGLGQLSTEQLIELFPTKQEITKEQIEEACAGWKAYQSERLEELDLFIQECHTLPFLKQALLSHKTYFPSAQSGLNEVELLALTMINAGITSFAELFNKLIRQRTNDGLSDLYFAAILNELMKGEYPLISCNSELPSYKQHNPKAKIELTRWGLDVLSGKANRIHLNGIDWWVGGVHLFEKPTM from the coding sequence ATGAATCATATTGTAAATGGTGACGTGGTTGGTGGGAAAATACAATCTTTAAATGGGAATATAATCGTCTGGAGAGAAATGTATGATTTTGGGCCACTGAGTAATGAGTGGTCTTTGGAAGAAACTTATCGAAAAAGAGCAGAGTTTTTTGAACATAAGCTACAAATTCCTGCCGATTTTTTTATTGAAAATTGTCAAAAACAATATAGATTATTAAATGAACTATCACGTACTGAGGAAGTTGTTTTATGGTTCGAACATGATCGCTATGATCAAGTGACGATTCTCTATTTATTAACAGAATTATCATCACTTGGATTTCAAAAAATTTCAATGGTTAGTATCAATGAATATGAAGGGATTAAACCATTTCACGGACTAGGTCAATTATCAACTGAACAATTAATTGAATTATTTCCGACTAAACAGGAAATTACAAAAGAACAAATTGAAGAGGCTTGTGCAGGATGGAAAGCTTATCAATCAGAAAGATTGGAAGAACTCGATTTGTTTATTCAAGAATGTCATACACTTCCATTTTTAAAACAAGCCTTATTAAGTCATAAAACATATTTTCCATCTGCACAGAGTGGATTAAATGAAGTAGAATTACTAGCATTAACAATGATTAATGCAGGGATTACATCATTTGCAGAACTATTTAATAAGCTCATCAGACAAAGAACAAATGATGGATTAAGTGATCTATATTTCGCAGCTATTTTAAATGAATTAATGAAGGGTGAGTATCCTTTAATAAGCTGTAATAGTGAATTACCAAGTTATAAGCAACATAACCCAAAAGCAAAGATTGAGTTAACTAGATGGGGGCTAGACGTATTATCGGGAAAAGCAAATCGAATTCATTTAAACGGAATTGACTGGTGGGTTGGAGGAGTTCATCTATTTGAAAAACCCACTATGTAA
- a CDS encoding YuzL family protein, with translation MGKTKKDPSRAGLGSPNVQGQGTTTSETGVEMSSSRKKQKRD, from the coding sequence ATGGGAAAAACTAAAAAAGATCCATCTAGAGCTGGCTTAGGGTCACCAAATGTACAAGGTCAAGGGACTACTACATCTGAAACAGGTGTGGAAATGTCTTCAAGTAGAAAAAAACAAAAAAGAGATTAA
- a CDS encoding NUDIX domain-containing protein has protein sequence MDVVFKLENNVFNLRVAGIWIENRHVLIHRLASESIWSLPGGRIKLNEESHISLQREFIEELGIEVDIEKMMWTVENFFHYNGKDIHEVGLYYKVTSEQKIIHMMNKSFYGFEGDRLIFKWVPIENLEEIELYPEFLRTKLKDFSTENHFIVK, from the coding sequence ATGGATGTTGTATTTAAATTAGAAAACAATGTATTTAATTTAAGAGTGGCAGGTATTTGGATTGAAAACAGGCATGTACTAATTCATAGACTAGCAAGTGAATCAATTTGGTCCTTACCTGGAGGTAGAATAAAATTGAATGAAGAATCACATATAAGCTTACAAAGAGAGTTTATTGAAGAACTCGGCATAGAAGTTGACATCGAAAAAATGATGTGGACTGTAGAAAACTTCTTTCATTATAATGGCAAAGATATTCATGAAGTTGGTCTTTACTATAAAGTTACAAGTGAACAAAAGATTATTCATATGATGAATAAATCGTTTTATGGTTTTGAAGGTGATAGACTAATATTCAAATGGGTACCGATTGAGAACCTTGAAGAAATCGAATTATACCCGGAATTTTTGCGAACAAAATTAAAGGATTTTTCAACAGAAAATCATTTTATTGTTAAATAG